In a genomic window of Priestia filamentosa:
- a CDS encoding cation:proton antiporter regulatory subunit produces the protein MNIRESELPGIGYKFEIITKNQDKLVIVIHDDGRREIYHFDADDYDEVVSSSTFNDSESRQIAGILGGMAYKPKDLETIDFAFDDVIIEWYKVEPNAPAVNKTIGEIDIRNNFGVTVIAIKKKKTKKSHNPGPDTVIEVGDTLVISGERSQLKELISKLLSNKERMI, from the coding sequence TTGAATATCCGAGAAAGTGAACTTCCAGGTATCGGTTATAAATTTGAAATTATCACAAAAAATCAAGACAAGCTGGTGATTGTTATCCATGATGATGGTAGGAGAGAAATTTATCATTTTGACGCAGATGACTATGATGAAGTTGTAAGCAGTTCCACATTCAATGACTCAGAATCCAGACAAATTGCAGGAATTTTAGGCGGCATGGCCTATAAACCTAAAGATCTAGAAACAATTGATTTTGCATTTGATGATGTAATCATTGAATGGTACAAAGTAGAGCCTAATGCACCTGCTGTGAATAAAACAATTGGTGAGATTGATATCAGAAATAACTTTGGGGTTACTGTTATCGCCATAAAGAAAAAAAAGACTAAAAAGTCTCATAATCCAGGTCCAGATACTGTTATTGAAGTAGGAGACACATTAGTTATCTCGGGGGAAAGAAGCCAATTAAAAGAACTAATTAGCAAGTTACTATCAAATAAGGAGAGAATGATATAA
- a CDS encoding cation:proton antiporter — MDHLVFEVGTALIIVAIGSIIANKLKFSIIPFLIILGMMVGPHAPEIGIIDLTFIGSNDFIQFMGRIGVLFLLFYLGLEFSVGKLMKSGRDIVVGGSIYVAMNFALGLLYGFVAGMPWMETLIIAGLLSVSSSAIVAKVLVDLKRTANPETELILGIILFDDIFLALFLTTMSGVLLAGSTSALGIITSVLISVGYMLLFFIIARKGAPLLNKWLNIKSDEIFIIVIFAILFFVSGFSETLHVAEAIGALLLGLVFSETKHRDRIEHLVVPFRNFFGAIFFFSFGLSIDPSTLTNAIWLALGAAIITIVGNFVAGMISGRKAGLSHKASSSIGLTIMARGEFSIIVADLGVTAGLNPILTPFTALYVLILAIIGPLMTKESKNIYGGLNKIFKWSKAPEKKKIELPGE; from the coding sequence ATGGATCATTTGGTATTTGAAGTCGGCACTGCACTTATCATTGTAGCCATCGGATCAATTATTGCGAACAAGCTTAAATTTTCCATTATTCCATTTTTGATTATTCTAGGGATGATGGTAGGACCACACGCCCCGGAAATTGGAATTATTGACTTAACCTTTATTGGAAGTAACGACTTTATCCAATTCATGGGGCGAATTGGGGTGCTATTTTTACTTTTCTACTTAGGGCTAGAATTTTCTGTTGGTAAACTGATGAAATCAGGGCGGGATATAGTCGTTGGGGGAAGTATCTATGTAGCAATGAACTTTGCTTTAGGTCTTTTATATGGATTTGTTGCAGGTATGCCTTGGATGGAGACTCTTATTATTGCCGGACTCCTTAGCGTATCCTCTAGTGCCATTGTAGCGAAAGTGCTGGTTGATTTAAAAAGAACAGCAAATCCTGAAACGGAGCTAATTCTGGGGATTATTTTATTTGATGATATCTTTTTAGCTTTATTTTTAACCACAATGTCAGGGGTCCTACTTGCAGGCTCAACTTCCGCCCTCGGTATTATCACTTCTGTTCTTATTTCTGTTGGTTATATGTTACTGTTTTTTATTATTGCACGAAAAGGTGCACCTCTATTAAATAAATGGTTGAATATAAAATCCGACGAGATTTTCATTATCGTTATATTTGCTATCTTATTTTTTGTTTCTGGATTTTCAGAAACGCTTCACGTAGCAGAAGCCATTGGTGCTTTATTATTAGGTTTAGTTTTTTCAGAAACTAAGCATCGGGATCGTATTGAACATTTGGTCGTTCCGTTTAGAAACTTCTTCGGAGCCATTTTCTTCTTCAGCTTCGGACTAAGTATTGACCCATCAACATTAACTAATGCAATTTGGTTAGCACTAGGTGCTGCTATAATAACGATTGTCGGAAATTTTGTTGCTGGCATGATTTCTGGAAGAAAAGCAGGGCTATCTCACAAAGCTTCTTCTAGTATTGGTTTAACCATCATGGCTCGAGGAGAATTTTCAATCATTGTAGCTGATTTAGGGGTTACAGCAGGTTTAAATCCTATTTTGACTCCTTTTACTGCCCTTTATGTTCTTATATTAGCCATTATAGGGCCACTTATGACGAAGGAAAGCAAAAATATCTACGGTGGTTTAAATAAGATTTTTAAATGGAGTAAAGCACCTGAAAAGAAAAAGATAGAACTTCCAGGTGAATAA
- a CDS encoding VOC family protein: protein MIEGLYEAHLPVSNLKRSIEFYKGLGLEFSHNHEDRLAFLWIEKNKSWLGLWETDKVELEYHPSIRHIAFQVSLEGLRHSVSWLNERGYKPREAFGFKPVEPFVMAHSGMAHAKIHFNDPDGNSLEFICKIDNPKNITNRMYLSEWEQLNQDN from the coding sequence ATGATCGAAGGATTATATGAAGCACATTTGCCCGTGAGCAACTTAAAACGTTCCATAGAATTTTATAAAGGACTTGGTCTAGAATTTTCGCATAATCATGAGGATAGGTTGGCATTTTTGTGGATTGAAAAGAATAAAAGTTGGTTAGGACTTTGGGAGACAGATAAAGTAGAACTGGAATATCATCCTTCCATAAGGCACATTGCTTTTCAAGTTTCTTTAGAGGGTTTAAGACATTCTGTTTCATGGTTAAACGAAAGAGGATATAAGCCTAGAGAGGCATTTGGTTTTAAACCTGTTGAACCATTTGTTATGGCACACAGTGGTATGGCTCATGCCAAAATTCATTTTAACGACCCGGATGGAAATAGCCTAGAATTTATATGTAAGATAGATAATCCTAAGAATATTACAAACCGAATGTACTTAAGTGAATGGGAACAATTAAATCAAGATAATTAA
- a CDS encoding helix-turn-helix domain-containing protein, with protein sequence MTTIAERQQIKEMLNYPPYASTVVEKQHMKAVLMYGIRKDLKYVWERLKEGTRRFLDMLCAYGAKRGFVYITGKSLAKLCQINERTVNRWIRVLIKSGHIVRVYRRAERSNGKGQPLFLFAHHPYFEHWTHFLKINEVDKERMEKGYFAKRRFG encoded by the coding sequence ATGACAACAATTGCGGAGAGACAACAAATCAAAGAAATGTTGAATTATCCGCCGTATGCCTCGACTGTGGTTGAAAAACAGCACATGAAAGCTGTACTGATGTATGGAATTAGAAAAGATTTAAAGTATGTATGGGAAAGGCTCAAGGAAGGCACGAGACGGTTTTTAGACATGTTGTGTGCTTATGGAGCTAAACGAGGATTTGTGTACATCACAGGAAAAAGCCTCGCAAAACTTTGTCAAATAAACGAGCGTACAGTCAATAGATGGATAAGAGTGTTAATCAAGTCTGGACACATTGTCAGAGTGTATCGACGTGCGGAGCGATCTAATGGGAAAGGGCAACCCCTCTTTCTGTTTGCGCATCATCCCTATTTTGAACATTGGACTCATTTTTTGAAGATTAACGAAGTGGATAAGGAGAGAATGGAAAAGGGATATTTCGCAAAACGAAGATTCGGTTAG
- a CDS encoding GNAT family N-acetyltransferase, whose translation MKVYQVPAQADDELQKKIADLLMQQMTRTHTEETYQTLLNGIQQSLQEGSLSKIVVAEEHSTVLGLAFFNIGISLKKGGKYIWLNDLFVHKEHRNRGIAKKILLHVIRWAENEGLKGIELQTGINNSVTKHLYNSLGFHDIISKRYGFTF comes from the coding sequence ATGAAGGTTTATCAGGTTCCAGCACAAGCTGACGATGAGTTGCAAAAAAAGATTGCTGATTTATTAATGCAGCAAATGACTCGTACTCACACGGAAGAAACTTATCAAACATTATTAAATGGGATTCAACAATCACTACAAGAAGGTTCCTTATCAAAAATTGTTGTAGCAGAAGAGCATAGCACAGTTTTAGGACTAGCTTTTTTTAATATTGGTATTAGCTTAAAAAAAGGCGGAAAATATATTTGGCTGAATGACCTATTTGTTCACAAGGAACATCGTAATCGTGGGATTGCAAAAAAAATCTTACTTCATGTTATTCGTTGGGCTGAAAATGAAGGATTAAAAGGAATTGAACTTCAAACAGGAATCAACAACTCTGTTACAAAGCACTTATATAATTCTTTAGGATTTCATGACATTATTTCAAAACGATATGGGTTCACTTTTTAA
- a CDS encoding DinB family protein, translating to MNRIIGLKQFELTRGSLIKFMQTLDSETADKQPEGFNNTIRWHIGHVLSAAELFMFGKEFKHLPSEYPSLFGNGTKPSEWNTEGPSLEELMSQLQEQAQRIKVIPEESFEKKLSEPFLGLETVGELYGMMLYHEADHIGQIKAMKRIVEAKKVTE from the coding sequence ATGAATAGAATAATAGGTTTAAAACAATTTGAGTTAACTCGTGGGTCTTTAATTAAATTTATGCAAACGTTGGATTCTGAAACTGCGGACAAGCAGCCAGAGGGTTTCAACAACACAATTCGCTGGCATATTGGTCACGTACTATCTGCGGCAGAGTTATTCATGTTTGGCAAAGAGTTTAAGCATTTACCAAGCGAGTATCCTAGCCTTTTTGGAAATGGCACAAAACCATCTGAATGGAATACAGAAGGTCCTTCATTAGAAGAGTTAATGTCCCAATTACAAGAACAAGCACAGCGCATTAAAGTAATTCCAGAAGAATCATTTGAAAAAAAGCTTTCGGAACCGTTCTTAGGATTAGAAACAGTAGGTGAGCTTTACGGCATGATGCTTTACCATGAAGCGGACCATATCGGTCAAATCAAGGCGATGAAACGCATTGTAGAAGCTAAAAAAGTAACGGAATAA
- a CDS encoding IS4 family transposase, with product MNSIISEELTLFAQELKRFLSPAILQKMAKEIGFVRRKSKYQANELIALCVWLSQEIASTSLTQLCSRLEASTGVLMSPEGLNQRFNPAAVAFLREVFTSLLTQKLCSNQSLSAHMISTFNRIRILDATVFQLPDYFATDYQGSGGSSNTAGVKIQLEYDLLSGQFLNVQLGPGKNNDKTYGTICLETVEASDLCLRDLGYFDLGDLQTIHDKEAYYISRLKLNTRIYIKNPEPEYFKSGTLKKQTEYIQLDMKQMMSNLTSGETMEIPEGYIDQNQKLPARVIIHRLTDDQTQTRLKNQAIREKKKGIAMKGKSKRLMGMNVYITNTSLEEVPTSFVHALYSLRWQIEILFKTWKSFFEIDECKNSKRERLECHLYGQLIGILLCSSTMFQMRQLLLEKKKQELSEYKAIYMIKDYFSLLFQAIAIGTEELLNVLYHLYQLLKKNGRKCHRYKKMTVFDILGVVYETTMKHRQAA from the coding sequence ATGAATTCGATCATTTCAGAGGAACTCACACTTTTCGCACAAGAACTTAAGCGCTTTTTATCACCTGCAATCCTACAAAAGATGGCGAAAGAAATTGGTTTTGTCAGACGGAAAAGTAAGTATCAAGCAAACGAACTCATTGCCCTTTGCGTCTGGCTCAGTCAAGAAATCGCTAGCACTTCACTTACACAACTGTGTAGTCGATTAGAAGCTTCCACTGGGGTACTGATGAGCCCAGAAGGACTGAACCAACGTTTTAATCCAGCAGCTGTGGCGTTTCTTCGAGAAGTTTTCACTTCTCTTCTCACACAAAAACTCTGTTCAAATCAATCGCTTTCTGCACACATGATTTCTACTTTCAATCGTATCCGTATTTTAGATGCGACAGTGTTTCAACTGCCTGATTATTTCGCCACCGACTATCAAGGTTCAGGTGGAAGTAGTAATACGGCAGGAGTGAAAATCCAATTGGAATATGATTTACTGAGTGGTCAATTTCTTAACGTGCAGCTTGGACCAGGAAAGAATAACGATAAAACATACGGTACCATCTGCCTTGAAACCGTAGAGGCCAGCGATTTATGTTTGCGTGATCTTGGTTACTTCGATTTAGGAGACTTACAAACCATTCATGATAAAGAGGCTTACTATATCTCGCGGTTGAAGCTGAATACACGCATTTATATCAAGAATCCTGAGCCAGAATACTTCAAAAGTGGCACGTTAAAAAAGCAAACAGAGTACATCCAGCTTGATATGAAACAAATGATGTCTAATCTAACTTCTGGTGAAACGATGGAAATCCCTGAGGGATACATTGATCAAAACCAGAAGCTTCCAGCACGTGTCATTATCCATCGTTTAACCGACGATCAAACACAAACACGCTTGAAAAACCAAGCGATACGTGAAAAGAAGAAAGGCATTGCCATGAAAGGTAAAAGTAAACGTTTAATGGGCATGAATGTATATATTACGAACACGTCGCTAGAAGAAGTACCGACGAGTTTCGTGCATGCATTGTATTCACTTCGTTGGCAGATCGAGATTTTGTTTAAAACGTGGAAGTCATTCTTTGAAATTGATGAATGTAAAAATAGTAAAAGAGAACGCCTAGAGTGCCATTTATATGGACAACTCATTGGTATTCTCCTCTGTTCTTCTACGATGTTCCAAATGCGACAGCTTCTGCTTGAAAAGAAAAAGCAGGAGCTGAGTGAATACAAAGCGATTTATATGATTAAAGATTACTTTTCATTACTGTTTCAGGCGATAGCAATTGGTACAGAAGAACTTTTGAACGTTCTGTATCACCTTTATCAGCTACTCAAAAAGAACGGCCGTAAATGTCATCGGTATAAGAAGATGACCGTCTTTGATATTCTAGGGGTTGTGTATGAAACGACGATGAAGCATAGACAAGCTGCCTAG
- a CDS encoding zinc-dependent alcohol dehydrogenase produces MKAVTYQGSKNVQVKEVKDPKIKNGDDIIIKITSSAICGSDLHLIHQMIPNMPTDYVIGHEPMGVVEEVGPEVTKLKKGDRVIIPFNVSCGHCWYCNHDITSQCDNSNPHGEMGGFFGYSETTGGFAGGQAEYMRVPYGNFTPFKIPENCEVEDEKLVLLADAASTAYWSVDHSGVKAGDTVIVLGCGPVGLLAQKFAWFKGAERVIAVDYLNYRLEHAKRTNKVETVNFEEHENVGEYLREITQGGADIVIDCSGMSGKMTPLEYLASGMKLHGGAMGGLVIASQAVRKAGTIQITGVYGGRYNGFPLGDIFQRNVDIKTGQAPVIPYMPFLYNLISEGKVDIGDVITHVLPLDQAKHGYEVFDTRTDNCIKVILKP; encoded by the coding sequence ATGAAAGCTGTCACGTACCAGGGGAGTAAAAATGTCCAGGTTAAAGAAGTAAAAGACCCAAAAATTAAAAATGGCGATGATATCATTATAAAAATAACATCTTCTGCTATATGCGGATCCGATTTGCATTTGATTCATCAAATGATTCCCAATATGCCAACTGATTACGTAATAGGCCATGAACCGATGGGGGTAGTCGAAGAAGTAGGACCGGAAGTAACAAAATTGAAAAAAGGGGATCGGGTAATTATTCCCTTTAATGTAAGCTGCGGGCATTGCTGGTACTGTAACCATGACATAACCAGCCAATGTGATAATTCAAACCCTCATGGTGAAATGGGCGGTTTCTTTGGATATTCAGAAACAACCGGTGGATTTGCTGGCGGACAAGCTGAATATATGCGAGTTCCATATGGAAACTTTACTCCCTTCAAAATACCAGAGAATTGCGAAGTAGAAGATGAAAAGTTAGTGTTACTTGCAGATGCAGCCTCAACAGCTTATTGGAGTGTAGATCACTCTGGTGTCAAAGCTGGTGATACTGTCATCGTTTTAGGATGCGGTCCAGTAGGTCTCCTGGCTCAAAAATTTGCCTGGTTTAAAGGTGCTGAGCGAGTTATTGCGGTCGATTATCTCAATTACCGTCTTGAACATGCGAAACGAACCAATAAAGTGGAGACTGTAAATTTTGAAGAACATGAGAACGTTGGAGAATATTTAAGAGAGATAACACAAGGCGGAGCAGATATCGTTATTGATTGTTCAGGTATGAGTGGCAAGATGACTCCTCTTGAATATCTTGCATCCGGAATGAAGCTTCATGGCGGTGCAATGGGCGGGCTTGTTATTGCGTCTCAGGCTGTACGCAAAGCTGGGACCATCCAAATTACCGGTGTTTATGGGGGACGTTATAATGGTTTCCCGTTAGGAGACATCTTCCAAAGAAATGTTGATATTAAAACGGGTCAGGCCCCAGTTATTCCGTATATGCCTTTTCTTTATAATCTTATATCTGAAGGAAAGGTTGATATTGGTGATGTAATTACACATGTTCTTCCATTAGACCAGGCAAAGCATGGATACGAAGTTTTCGACACAAGGACCGATAATTGTATAAAAGTCATTCTAAAACCTTAA
- a CDS encoding spore coat protein, producing the protein MEIDYLDPQGAEHMPEMAYSGIALEFLLSVKTGIHTYAIALTETASLELREALYRQMEQSIDLHTEISELMISKGWLYPNDVGKQVELDLKSADNALMIAEMNLFPNDTDRLGMFATPNK; encoded by the coding sequence ATGGAAATAGATTATTTGGATCCACAAGGGGCTGAACATATGCCAGAAATGGCATATTCAGGAATTGCATTGGAGTTTCTTCTTTCAGTTAAAACGGGCATTCATACATATGCCATTGCATTAACTGAAACAGCGAGCCTGGAGTTAAGAGAGGCATTATACAGACAAATGGAACAATCCATTGATTTACACACAGAGATATCTGAATTGATGATAAGCAAGGGCTGGCTATATCCAAACGATGTTGGCAAGCAAGTTGAGTTGGATCTTAAATCTGCCGACAATGCTTTAATGATTGCCGAGATGAACTTATTCCCGAATGATACGGATAGACTTGGAATGTTCGCAACGCCTAATAAATAA
- a CDS encoding spore coat protein: MTNILQNMAGMGGLTERAIASDFLISSKSAVRNLAFAITETATPELKSALREQLRNAVDTHAKITEYMTANGYYHPNHLDDQLNVRLQDAHTALNLKDQ; this comes from the coding sequence ATGACTAATATCCTGCAAAATATGGCTGGAATGGGAGGATTGACAGAACGGGCAATCGCCTCAGATTTTCTGATTTCATCTAAATCTGCGGTCAGAAATCTCGCATTTGCTATTACGGAAACAGCTACACCTGAACTTAAATCAGCTCTTCGTGAGCAATTAAGAAATGCAGTGGATACACATGCCAAGATAACAGAATATATGACTGCCAATGGATATTACCACCCTAATCATTTAGACGATCAATTAAATGTGAGACTGCAGGATGCACATACCGCTTTAAACCTTAAAGATCAATAG
- a CDS encoding VOC family protein, with amino-acid sequence MINKVGQIMVYVENQDEIVKFWTEKVGFSVISEQDNGQGMRWIEIAPTKDSETSIILQNKEFVAKMDPELNLGTPSLLFFTENLDKLYKDLSNKNVTVGEIVNIPSGRVFNFADSEENYFAVMEKSK; translated from the coding sequence ATGATTAATAAAGTCGGTCAAATTATGGTATATGTAGAGAATCAAGATGAGATAGTGAAGTTTTGGACTGAAAAGGTAGGGTTTAGTGTAATTTCTGAACAAGATAATGGTCAAGGAATGAGATGGATTGAAATTGCTCCAACAAAGGATTCAGAAACAAGTATCATTCTACAAAATAAAGAATTCGTTGCTAAGATGGATCCTGAATTAAATCTTGGTACACCTTCTTTACTGTTTTTTACAGAGAATCTCGATAAATTATATAAAGATTTATCAAATAAAAATGTTACAGTCGGAGAAATTGTAAATATACCTTCTGGTAGAGTATTTAACTTTGCAGATAGTGAAGAAAATTACTTTGCAGTCATGGAAAAGAGTAAATAA